Proteins co-encoded in one Paraburkholderia terrae genomic window:
- a CDS encoding DUF4149 domain-containing protein — translation MPHRLFRLLTVVWIGSLLTIGYAVAPVLFTSLDRVTAGAVAAQLFRIEGVIGVVCGVLLLALCNLLVRRGGDEYRRLRWLIAGMLVCVLVGYFALQPFMNALRIAAQEAGTDVGHSVYASRFGMLHGVSSVFYLIESLLGIVLVWKLPAGTGIAVERGAGRVAGRTAG, via the coding sequence ATGCCGCATCGCCTGTTCCGCCTGTTGACGGTCGTTTGGATCGGCAGCTTGCTGACCATTGGCTACGCCGTGGCGCCCGTGCTGTTCACGTCGCTCGACCGGGTGACGGCGGGCGCGGTCGCGGCGCAACTGTTTCGCATCGAAGGCGTGATCGGCGTGGTGTGCGGCGTGCTGCTGCTTGCGCTGTGCAACTTGCTGGTCCGCCGTGGCGGCGATGAGTATCGGCGTCTGCGCTGGCTGATTGCCGGCATGCTGGTGTGCGTGCTGGTGGGCTACTTTGCGCTGCAACCGTTCATGAATGCGCTGCGCATCGCCGCGCAGGAAGCGGGCACGGATGTCGGCCACTCCGTTTATGCAAGCCGCTTTGGCATGCTGCACGGCGTGTCGAGCGTGTTCTATCTGATCGAAAGCCTGTTGGGCATCGTGCTCGTGTGGAAGCTGCCGGCGGGAACGGGCATCGCCGTGGAGCGGGGCGCGGGACGCGTCGCTGGCCGGACGGCGGGATAG
- the folP gene encoding dihydropteroate synthase, with protein MQCGRFTFTFERPLVMGILNVTPDSFSDGGLYAEPSKARLQAEMMLADGADIIDIGGESTRPGAPPVPLEDELDRVIPLVKELSDAGIPVSVDTYKPEVMRHALAAGADLINDIWGFRMPGAIDAVKDSQCGLCVMHMLGEPQTMQVGEPAYADVVAEIRAFLDERVNTMMSAGVAKNRISVDPGFGFGKTVEHNYALLAHLSQTAPIVGTPLPILAGMSRKSMLGAVVDRPARQRVAASVAAAVCAAERGAAIIRVHDVEQTVDALKVWAATRDAARRA; from the coding sequence ATGCAATGCGGCCGGTTCACCTTTACGTTTGAACGCCCGCTTGTGATGGGCATCCTGAATGTCACTCCCGATTCGTTTTCCGATGGCGGTCTGTACGCAGAGCCCAGCAAGGCGCGGTTGCAGGCGGAAATGATGCTGGCCGACGGTGCCGACATCATCGACATCGGCGGCGAGTCGACACGGCCCGGTGCGCCGCCCGTACCGCTCGAAGACGAACTGGATCGCGTGATACCCCTCGTCAAGGAACTCAGCGACGCTGGCATTCCCGTATCCGTTGACACGTATAAGCCTGAAGTTATGCGCCATGCGCTGGCGGCCGGCGCTGATCTGATTAATGATATCTGGGGCTTCAGGATGCCCGGCGCGATCGACGCCGTGAAGGACAGCCAGTGCGGTCTGTGCGTGATGCATATGCTCGGCGAGCCGCAGACGATGCAGGTCGGCGAACCCGCCTACGCGGACGTCGTCGCTGAGATTCGCGCCTTCCTCGACGAACGTGTCAATACGATGATGAGCGCAGGTGTTGCAAAAAATCGCATCAGCGTCGACCCAGGATTCGGATTTGGCAAGACGGTCGAGCATAATTACGCGCTGCTCGCTCACCTGTCTCAGACCGCGCCGATTGTCGGCACGCCGCTGCCCATTCTGGCCGGCATGTCGCGCAAGTCGATGCTGGGTGCTGTCGTGGACAGGCCCGCGCGGCAACGCGTAGCGGCGAGTGTCGCGGCGGCCGTGTGCGCGGCTGAACGGGGGGCCGCGATCATCCGCGTGCATGACGTAGAGCAGACGGTGGATGCACTAAAAGTATGGGCGGCGACGCGCGACGCAGCGCGGCGCGCCTGA
- the pstB gene encoding phosphate ABC transporter ATP-binding protein PstB, with the protein MNMAESHLNPVERPAAPAGFDPAQSGQAAAPSRPKIEVNNLNFFYSKYHALKNINLQIPEGKVTAFIGPSGCGKSTLLRTFNKMYALYPEQRAEGEILMDGENLLTTKRDISLLRARIGMVFQKPTPFPMSIYDNIAFGVKMFETLSRSEMDDRVEWALTKAALWNEVKDKLGQSGYGLSGGQQQRLCIARGIAIRPEVLLLDEPCSALDPISTGRIEELIAELKSDYTVVIVTHNMQQAARCSDYTAYMYLGELIEFGDTEKIFIKPVRKETEDYITGRFG; encoded by the coding sequence ATGAACATGGCAGAAAGTCACCTGAATCCCGTCGAACGCCCGGCGGCACCCGCCGGTTTCGACCCGGCGCAGAGCGGTCAAGCGGCAGCGCCCTCGCGCCCGAAGATCGAAGTCAACAACCTGAACTTTTTCTATAGCAAGTATCACGCGCTGAAGAACATCAACCTGCAGATTCCCGAAGGCAAGGTGACCGCGTTTATCGGTCCGTCGGGTTGCGGCAAGTCGACGCTGCTTCGCACGTTCAACAAGATGTATGCGCTTTATCCGGAGCAGCGCGCCGAAGGCGAAATCCTGATGGACGGCGAAAACCTGCTCACGACGAAGCGCGACATTTCGCTGCTGCGCGCGCGCATCGGCATGGTGTTCCAGAAGCCGACGCCGTTCCCGATGTCGATCTATGACAACATCGCGTTCGGCGTGAAGATGTTCGAAACGCTGTCGCGCTCGGAGATGGACGATCGCGTCGAATGGGCGCTGACCAAGGCGGCGCTGTGGAACGAAGTGAAGGACAAGCTCGGCCAGAGCGGCTACGGTCTGTCGGGCGGCCAGCAGCAGCGTCTGTGTATCGCGCGCGGCATTGCGATCCGTCCGGAAGTGCTGCTGCTCGACGAACCGTGCTCGGCGCTCGACCCGATTTCGACGGGGCGCATCGAAGAACTGATCGCCGAACTGAAGAGCGACTATACGGTGGTGATCGTCACGCACAACATGCAGCAGGCGGCGCGTTGTTCGGACTACACTGCGTATATGTACCTGGGTGAGCTGATCGAATTCGGCGACACCGAGAAAATCTTCATCAAGCCGGTCCGCAAGGAAACGGAAGACTACATCACGGGCCGTTTCGGCTAA
- a CDS encoding YhbY family RNA-binding protein, whose translation MPALKVSSEQRAELRSQAHVLKPVVIVGAEGLTDAVLAEIKVHLKAHQLIKIRVFGDEREERIAIYDEICDRLSAAPIQHIGKLLVIWKPEKVATERAPAATKAKRGALPSVREALGDAPAGKGRAPRVVKVVKPSENPMRKPKAQKLVVRGNERVTAGGNIKKAKKRQTSAKRMHQTSK comes from the coding sequence ATGCCAGCCCTCAAAGTTTCTTCCGAACAACGCGCCGAATTGCGCTCCCAGGCTCACGTGCTCAAGCCGGTCGTGATCGTCGGCGCCGAAGGGCTGACCGATGCCGTGCTGGCTGAAATCAAGGTCCATCTGAAAGCGCACCAGCTGATCAAGATCCGCGTGTTCGGCGACGAGCGCGAAGAGCGCATCGCCATCTACGACGAAATCTGCGATCGCCTGAGTGCGGCGCCGATCCAGCATATCGGCAAGCTGCTCGTGATCTGGAAGCCGGAAAAGGTGGCCACCGAGCGCGCTCCCGCCGCCACGAAAGCGAAGCGCGGCGCGCTGCCGAGCGTCCGTGAGGCCCTCGGCGATGCACCGGCGGGCAAGGGACGCGCGCCTCGCGTCGTGAAGGTCGTCAAGCCGTCCGAAAATCCGATGCGCAAGCCAAAAGCGCAGAAACTGGTGGTGCGCGGCAACGAGCGCGTCACCGCGGGCGGCAACATCAAGAAAGCAAAGAAACGCCAGACCAGCGCAAAGCGCATGCATCAGACGTCGAAGTAA
- the glmM gene encoding phosphoglucosamine mutase: protein MARRYFGTDGIRGKVGEAPITPDFVLRLGYAAGKVLAGADTWANTGKRPTVLIGKDTRVSGYMLEAALESGFSAAGVDVMLAGPMPTPGVAYLTRALRLAAGVVISASHNPYYDNGIKFFSADGNKLPDEVELQIEEQLDKPLDCAPSERLGKARRLDDAAGRYIEFCKSTFPQAFDLRGMKLVVDCAHGAAYDVAPQVFHELGADVITIGVSPNGFNINDGVGATAPDALVRAVRANKADLGIALDGDADRLQVVDANGRLYNGDELLYVLVQDRIATQGKVEGAVGTLMTNMAVEVALKKAGVQFVRAAVGDRYVLEQLREHGWELGAEGSGHILSLDRHSTGDGIVSALLVLAAMQRSGRSLEQLLDGVNLFPQKLINVRMQPGADWKGSDAIRRAISEAEGALDGSGRVLIRASGTEPVLRVMVEAAQEKDAVHHAETIAAVVKQATT from the coding sequence ATGGCACGTCGATATTTCGGAACAGATGGGATTCGAGGCAAGGTCGGCGAAGCGCCGATCACGCCTGACTTTGTGCTGCGGCTCGGGTACGCAGCCGGCAAGGTGCTCGCGGGCGCCGACACCTGGGCGAATACGGGCAAGCGGCCAACAGTGTTGATCGGGAAGGACACGCGCGTGTCCGGCTACATGCTCGAAGCGGCGCTGGAGTCGGGCTTCTCGGCGGCGGGCGTCGACGTGATGCTGGCGGGACCGATGCCGACGCCGGGCGTCGCATATCTGACGCGCGCGCTGCGTCTTGCGGCGGGTGTGGTGATCAGCGCGTCGCACAATCCGTACTACGACAACGGCATCAAGTTCTTCTCCGCCGACGGCAACAAGCTGCCGGACGAAGTCGAGTTGCAGATCGAAGAGCAGCTGGACAAGCCGCTCGATTGCGCGCCGTCCGAGCGCCTCGGCAAGGCGCGACGTCTGGACGACGCGGCAGGCCGTTACATCGAGTTTTGCAAGAGCACCTTCCCGCAGGCGTTCGATCTGCGCGGTATGAAGCTGGTCGTCGACTGCGCGCACGGCGCGGCGTACGACGTCGCGCCGCAAGTGTTCCATGAACTCGGTGCGGACGTGATCACGATCGGCGTTTCGCCGAACGGCTTCAACATCAACGACGGCGTCGGCGCGACGGCGCCCGACGCGCTCGTGCGCGCGGTGCGTGCGAACAAGGCGGATCTCGGTATCGCGCTCGACGGCGACGCGGACCGCCTGCAGGTCGTCGACGCGAACGGGCGGCTCTACAACGGCGACGAGCTGCTGTACGTGCTGGTGCAGGACCGGATCGCGACGCAAGGCAAGGTCGAAGGCGCAGTGGGCACGCTGATGACCAACATGGCCGTCGAAGTGGCACTCAAGAAGGCGGGCGTGCAGTTCGTGCGCGCCGCCGTGGGCGACCGGTACGTGCTGGAACAACTGCGCGAGCATGGCTGGGAGCTCGGCGCGGAAGGCTCGGGCCATATCCTGTCGCTGGATCGCCATTCGACGGGCGACGGCATCGTCTCCGCGCTGCTGGTGCTGGCAGCGATGCAGCGCAGCGGCCGTTCGCTCGAGCAACTGCTCGACGGCGTCAATCTGTTCCCGCAGAAGCTGATCAACGTGCGGATGCAGCCGGGCGCGGACTGGAAGGGCAGCGACGCGATCCGTCGCGCGATCAGCGAGGCGGAAGGCGCGCTCGACGGCAGCGGTCGCGTACTGATCCGCGCGTCGGGCACCGAGCCCGTCCTGCGCGTGATGGTCGAGGCCGCGCAAGAAAAGGACGCCGTGCATCATGCGGAAACGATCGCGGCTGTCGTGAAGCAAGCGACGACCTGA
- a CDS encoding RlmE family RNA methyltransferase, with the protein MAKNKFNTSWLHDHINDPYVKMAQREGYRARAAYKLKEIDEQDKLIRPGQVIVDLGAAPGSWSQYVRNKLAQGKHRDAQRDGGIDGTIIALDLLPMEPIADVHFIQGDFREDSVLEQLEEVVGERDVDLVISDMAPNLSGVGVADAARIEHVCDLALEFSQNHLKSDGALLVKCFHGSGYSQIVEKFKHQFKTVAARKPKASRDKSSETFILGRHLKRPR; encoded by the coding sequence ATGGCAAAAAACAAGTTCAACACGTCGTGGCTGCACGACCACATCAACGATCCGTACGTGAAAATGGCACAGCGGGAGGGCTATCGCGCCCGCGCGGCCTACAAGCTGAAGGAAATCGATGAGCAGGACAAGCTGATCCGCCCGGGTCAGGTGATCGTCGATCTGGGCGCCGCGCCCGGCAGCTGGAGTCAGTACGTACGCAACAAGCTCGCGCAGGGCAAGCACCGCGACGCACAGCGGGACGGCGGGATCGACGGCACAATCATCGCGCTCGACCTGCTGCCAATGGAGCCGATCGCCGACGTTCATTTCATTCAGGGCGACTTCCGCGAGGACAGTGTTCTCGAACAACTGGAAGAAGTGGTCGGAGAGCGCGATGTCGATCTTGTAATTTCGGATATGGCGCCCAACCTGTCGGGAGTGGGGGTGGCGGATGCCGCGCGAATTGAGCATGTGTGCGATCTCGCGCTGGAGTTTTCGCAAAACCACCTCAAATCTGATGGTGCCCTTTTAGTCAAATGCTTTCACGGTAGTGGTTACAGCCAGATTGTTGAGAAGTTCAAGCATCAGTTTAAGACGGTGGCCGCTCGCAAACCGAAGGCGTCCCGGGACAAATCCTCCGAGACGTTTATTCTGGGAAGGCATCTGAAGCGACCCCGTTAA
- the pstS gene encoding phosphate ABC transporter substrate-binding protein PstS: protein MKLMQTAFAGMAGALFAIAAQAADITGAGSTFAAPIYTKWADAYQKTGGGKVNYQGIGSSGGVKQIVAKTVDFAGSDAPLKDDELAKEGLFQFPTVVGGVVPVINVPGVKAGEITLSGEVLGDIYLGKVKKWNDPAIAALNPKVKLPDTDIAVVRRADGSGTSFIWTNYLSKVNPEWKSKIGEGSTVNWPTGTGGKGNDGVAAFVQRLPGAIGYVEWAYAKQNHMTYVDLKNSAGTVVEPKTETFKAAAAGADWSKSFYQILTNEPGKNAWPIVGATFVLLHTTQDKGPQGAETLKFFDWAFKNGGQAANDLDYITLPESVVSEIKTQWKAKVKDASGKALAE from the coding sequence ATGAAACTGATGCAAACCGCGTTCGCTGGCATGGCTGGCGCTCTCTTCGCGATCGCAGCGCAAGCCGCCGATATCACTGGCGCGGGCAGCACCTTTGCAGCACCGATCTACACGAAGTGGGCAGATGCTTACCAGAAGACGGGCGGCGGCAAGGTCAACTATCAGGGCATCGGCTCGTCGGGCGGCGTCAAGCAGATCGTCGCGAAGACGGTTGACTTCGCAGGCTCGGACGCTCCGCTGAAGGACGACGAACTCGCGAAGGAAGGCCTGTTCCAGTTCCCGACGGTGGTCGGCGGCGTGGTGCCCGTGATCAACGTGCCGGGCGTGAAGGCTGGTGAAATCACGCTGTCGGGCGAAGTGCTCGGCGACATTTACCTCGGCAAGGTCAAGAAGTGGAACGACCCGGCAATCGCCGCGCTGAACCCGAAGGTCAAGCTGCCGGATACGGACATCGCCGTGGTCCGCCGCGCTGACGGCTCGGGCACGAGCTTCATCTGGACGAACTACCTGTCGAAGGTCAACCCCGAGTGGAAGTCGAAGATCGGTGAAGGTTCGACGGTCAACTGGCCGACGGGCACGGGCGGCAAGGGCAACGACGGCGTCGCGGCATTCGTGCAGCGTCTGCCGGGCGCGATCGGCTATGTGGAATGGGCGTACGCGAAGCAAAACCACATGACCTACGTCGACCTGAAGAACTCGGCAGGCACGGTGGTCGAGCCGAAGACGGAAACGTTCAAGGCAGCGGCAGCTGGCGCTGACTGGTCGAAGTCGTTCTACCAGATCCTGACGAACGAGCCGGGCAAGAACGCATGGCCGATCGTCGGCGCGACGTTCGTGCTGCTGCACACGACGCAGGACAAGGGCCCGCAAGGCGCGGAAACGCTGAAGTTCTTCGACTGGGCGTTCAAGAACGGCGGCCAGGCTGCAAACGATCTGGACTACATCACGCTGCCGGAATCGGTCGTGTCGGAAATCAAGACGCAGTGGAAGGCAAAGGTCAAGGACGCATCGGGCAAGGCGCTCGCCGAGTAA
- the pstA gene encoding phosphate ABC transporter permease PstA — MSQSSMNMPGSTDSVALEAMRTRLQKRRKVTNAIALTMSLAAMAFGLLWLVWILYTTLRLGIGGLSIELFTQSTPPPNTDGGGLANAIVGSLMLVVIATFVGTPIGIMAGVYLAEYGQKGWLASITRFINDILLSAPSIVVGLFVYALVVAKMGHFSGWAGVISLALLQVPIVIRTTENMLKLVPNALREAAFALGTPKWKMVLSITLKASVAGIVTGVLLAIARIAGETAPLLFTALSNQFFTLDMNQPVANLPVTIFKFAMSPFAQWQSLAWAGVFLITLGVLGLNILARTIFSKK, encoded by the coding sequence ATGAGCCAGTCCTCGATGAACATGCCGGGCAGCACCGACAGCGTCGCGCTCGAAGCGATGCGCACCCGGTTGCAAAAGCGCCGGAAAGTCACCAATGCGATCGCGCTGACGATGTCGCTTGCGGCAATGGCATTCGGCCTCCTCTGGCTGGTGTGGATTCTCTACACGACGCTGCGCCTGGGCATCGGCGGATTGTCGATCGAGCTGTTCACGCAGTCGACGCCGCCACCGAACACGGACGGCGGCGGTCTCGCGAACGCGATCGTCGGCAGCCTGATGCTGGTCGTGATCGCGACGTTCGTCGGCACGCCGATCGGCATCATGGCGGGCGTGTATCTCGCCGAGTACGGTCAGAAGGGCTGGCTCGCGAGCATCACGCGCTTCATCAACGACATTCTGCTGTCGGCGCCGTCGATCGTCGTCGGTCTGTTCGTGTACGCGCTGGTCGTCGCGAAGATGGGCCACTTCAGCGGCTGGGCAGGCGTGATCTCGCTGGCGCTGCTGCAGGTTCCCATCGTGATCCGCACGACGGAGAACATGCTGAAGCTCGTGCCGAACGCGCTGCGCGAAGCGGCTTTCGCGCTCGGCACGCCGAAGTGGAAGATGGTGCTGTCGATTACGCTGAAGGCGTCGGTGGCGGGCATCGTGACGGGCGTGTTGCTGGCCATTGCGCGTATCGCCGGTGAAACGGCGCCGCTGCTCTTCACGGCGCTGTCCAATCAATTCTTCACGCTGGACATGAATCAACCGGTTGCGAACCTGCCGGTCACGATCTTCAAGTTCGCGATGAGCCCGTTTGCGCAGTGGCAATCGCTTGCGTGGGCTGGGGTCTTCCTGATCACGCTCGGAGTGTTGGGTCTCAACATTCTCGCGCGTACGATCTTCTCGAAAAAGTAA
- the pstC gene encoding phosphate ABC transporter permease PstC codes for MSDLPLTSDGARSTPPGSTTQKAPSRAGDVIFGGIARLSAIVTLLLLGGIIVSLLVASLPTIQKFGLAFLWTADWDPPSEQFGALVPIYGTIATSIIALIIAVPVSFGIALFLTELSPAWLRRPLGIAIELLAAIPSIVYGMWGLLVFAPIFAEYFEKPLGKLLGGMPIIGALFKGPPIGIGILCAGVILAIMIIPYIASVMRDVFEVTPVLLKESAYGIGCTTWEVMWKIVLPFTKTGVIGGVMLGLGRALGETMAVTFVIGNTNLLDNVSLFSPGNSITSALANEFAEAAPGLHTAALMELGLILFVITFIVLAISKIMLLRLEKGEGAK; via the coding sequence ATGTCCGACCTCCCTCTCACTTCTGACGGCGCCCGGTCGACTCCGCCCGGTAGTACGACGCAGAAAGCGCCCAGCCGCGCGGGCGACGTCATTTTCGGCGGCATTGCGCGGCTTTCCGCCATCGTCACGCTACTGCTGCTCGGCGGCATTATCGTGTCGTTGCTCGTCGCTTCGTTGCCGACGATCCAGAAATTCGGCCTCGCCTTCCTGTGGACGGCCGACTGGGATCCACCTTCCGAGCAGTTTGGCGCGCTGGTGCCCATCTACGGCACGATTGCGACGTCGATCATTGCACTCATCATCGCGGTGCCCGTGAGCTTCGGCATCGCGCTCTTTCTGACCGAACTGTCGCCCGCCTGGCTGCGCCGGCCGCTCGGCATCGCGATCGAGTTGCTCGCCGCGATTCCGTCGATCGTCTACGGCATGTGGGGCCTGCTCGTGTTCGCGCCGATCTTCGCTGAGTATTTCGAAAAGCCGCTCGGCAAGCTGCTCGGCGGCATGCCGATCATCGGCGCGCTGTTCAAGGGTCCGCCCATCGGCATCGGCATTTTGTGCGCGGGCGTGATTCTCGCGATCATGATCATTCCGTACATCGCATCGGTGATGCGCGACGTGTTCGAAGTCACGCCTGTGCTGCTGAAGGAATCGGCGTACGGTATCGGCTGCACGACCTGGGAAGTGATGTGGAAGATCGTGCTTCCTTTCACGAAGACGGGCGTGATCGGCGGCGTGATGCTCGGCCTTGGCCGCGCGCTCGGCGAGACGATGGCCGTTACCTTCGTGATCGGCAATACGAACCTGCTCGACAATGTGTCGCTCTTTTCGCCGGGTAACAGCATCACGTCGGCACTCGCGAACGAGTTCGCGGAAGCCGCGCCGGGCCTGCATACGGCCGCGTTGATGGAACTCGGCCTGATCCTGTTTGTGATTACCTTCATCGTGCTGGCGATTTCGAAGATCATGTTGCTTCGCCTCGAGAAAGGGGAGGGCGCGAAATGA
- the ftsH gene encoding ATP-dependent zinc metalloprotease FtsH, producing the protein MNNNMFSKAAVWLVIALVLFTVFKQFDKPRVQEGVSYSQFMDDAKSGKVKSVIVQGRNLTVTPADGQKYQIVSPGDIWMVGDLMKYGVQVSGKADDEPNALVSALYYLGPTILIIGFWFYMMRQMQGGGKGGAFSFGKSRARLIDENNNAINFSDVAGCDEAKEEVSELVDFLRDPQKFQKLGGRIPRGVLLVGPPGTGKTLLARAIAGEAKVPFFSISGSDFVEMFVGVGAARVRDMFEQAKKHAPCIVFIDEIDAVGRHRGAGMGGGNDEREQTLNQMLVEMDGFEANSGVIVIAATNRSDVLDKALLRPGRFDRQVYVGLPDIRGREHIMKVHLRKVPISNDVDAAVIARGTPGFSGADLANLVNEAALFAARRGKRIVEMQDFEDAKDKIFMGPERKSAVIREDAKRATAYHESGHAVIAKLLPKADPVHKVTIIPRGRALGVTWQLPEHDNETYSKDYLLDRLAILFGGRVAEELFLNLISTGASDDFNKATATARAMVARFGMTDALGPMVYVDDENDASPFGRGFTRTISEATQQKVDAEIRRVLDDQYNLAKRLLDANRDKVEAMTAALMEWETIDADQINDIMAGRPPRSPKSSPSPTDASGGSSPGTEVKPGSATAPAT; encoded by the coding sequence TTGAACAACAACATGTTTTCGAAAGCAGCAGTGTGGCTGGTGATCGCACTGGTGCTGTTTACGGTGTTCAAGCAGTTCGACAAGCCCCGTGTCCAGGAAGGCGTTTCGTATTCGCAGTTCATGGACGACGCGAAAAGCGGCAAGGTCAAGAGCGTGATCGTTCAGGGGCGCAACCTCACGGTGACGCCGGCCGACGGTCAGAAGTATCAGATCGTGTCGCCGGGCGACATCTGGATGGTCGGCGACCTGATGAAGTATGGCGTGCAGGTCAGCGGCAAGGCGGATGACGAGCCGAACGCGCTGGTGTCCGCGTTGTATTACCTCGGGCCAACCATCCTGATCATCGGGTTCTGGTTCTACATGATGAGACAGATGCAGGGAGGCGGGAAAGGCGGTGCCTTCTCGTTCGGTAAATCCCGTGCGCGTCTGATCGATGAGAACAACAACGCAATCAATTTCTCGGATGTAGCCGGCTGCGACGAGGCGAAGGAAGAAGTGTCCGAACTGGTCGACTTCCTGCGCGATCCGCAGAAGTTCCAGAAGCTGGGCGGCCGCATTCCACGCGGTGTGCTGCTGGTTGGTCCGCCAGGAACCGGTAAGACGCTGCTCGCGCGCGCTATCGCTGGTGAGGCGAAGGTGCCGTTCTTCAGCATCTCGGGTTCGGACTTTGTCGAAATGTTCGTCGGCGTTGGTGCGGCTCGTGTGCGTGACATGTTCGAGCAGGCGAAGAAGCATGCACCTTGCATCGTGTTCATCGACGAAATCGACGCGGTCGGACGTCATCGCGGTGCCGGCATGGGCGGCGGTAACGACGAGCGCGAACAGACGCTGAACCAGATGCTCGTCGAGATGGACGGCTTCGAAGCGAACTCGGGCGTGATCGTGATCGCCGCGACGAACCGTTCGGACGTGCTCGACAAGGCGCTGCTGCGTCCGGGCCGTTTCGACCGTCAGGTGTATGTCGGTCTGCCGGATATCCGTGGCCGCGAGCACATCATGAAGGTGCATTTGCGCAAGGTTCCGATCTCGAACGACGTCGACGCGGCAGTGATCGCCCGTGGCACGCCGGGCTTCTCGGGCGCCGATCTGGCGAACCTGGTGAACGAAGCGGCGCTGTTCGCCGCGCGTCGCGGCAAGCGCATCGTCGAAATGCAGGACTTCGAGGACGCGAAGGACAAGATCTTCATGGGTCCGGAGCGCAAGTCGGCCGTGATCCGCGAAGACGCGAAGCGCGCGACGGCTTACCACGAGTCCGGCCATGCGGTGATCGCCAAGCTGCTGCCGAAGGCGGACCCGGTGCATAAGGTTACGATCATCCCGCGCGGTCGTGCACTGGGCGTGACGTGGCAGTTGCCGGAGCACGACAACGAGACGTATTCGAAGGATTACCTGCTCGACCGTCTCGCCATCCTGTTTGGCGGGCGCGTGGCGGAAGAGCTGTTCCTGAACCTGATCAGCACGGGTGCATCCGACGACTTCAACAAGGCGACGGCCACTGCGCGTGCGATGGTGGCTCGCTTCGGCATGACGGACGCGTTGGGACCGATGGTCTACGTCGACGACGAGAACGATGCGTCGCCGTTCGGCCGGGGCTTCACGCGCACCATTTCGGAAGCGACGCAGCAGAAGGTCGACGCCGAAATCCGTCGCGTGCTGGACGACCAGTACAACCTCGCGAAGCGCTTGCTCGACGCGAACCGCGACAAGGTCGAGGCGATGACCGCAGCGCTGATGGAGTGGGAAACGATCGACGCCGATCAGATCAACGACATCATGGCTGGCCGTCCGCCGCGCTCGCCGAAGAGCTCGCCGTCGCCTACCGATGCATCGGGCGGCAGCAGCCCGGGCACGGAAGTGAAGCCGGGCAGCGCGACCGCGCCGGCTACCTGA
- the greA gene encoding transcription elongation factor GreA, whose product MSTIPLTKRGADQLRDELQRLKSVERPSVINSISEARAQGDLSENAEYDAAKEKQGFIEGRIAEIESKLAGAQIIDPSALDAEGRVVFAATVDLEDLDSGASVTYQIVGDDEADLEHGLISVSSPIARALIGKTEGDVASVQAPGGVREYEIIAVRYI is encoded by the coding sequence ATGAGCACTATTCCATTGACGAAGCGCGGCGCAGACCAACTGCGCGACGAATTGCAGCGCCTGAAATCGGTTGAGCGTCCGTCTGTCATCAATTCGATCTCGGAAGCGCGCGCCCAGGGCGATCTGTCGGAAAACGCCGAGTACGACGCTGCGAAAGAGAAGCAGGGCTTTATCGAAGGCCGCATCGCTGAAATCGAATCGAAGCTGGCGGGCGCGCAAATCATCGATCCGTCCGCACTCGACGCAGAAGGCCGCGTTGTGTTCGCCGCGACGGTCGATCTGGAAGATCTGGATTCGGGTGCTTCGGTTACCTATCAAATCGTCGGCGATGACGAAGCCGATCTCGAGCACGGCCTGATTTCCGTCAGCTCGCCGATCGCGCGCGCGCTGATCGGCAAGACGGAAGGCGATGTCGCGTCGGTGCAGGCGCCGGGCGGCGTGCGCGAGTACGAAATCATCGCGGTCCGTTACATCTGA